A portion of the bacterium genome contains these proteins:
- a CDS encoding translation elongation factor Ts has translation MAEISAKEVMALRQKTGAGIVDCKKALVESGGDEAKAVEHLRVKGLATADKKSGRCADEGLIHTYVHAGAKLGVMLELRCETDFVARTDDFKALAKDLCMQVAAMAPLAVDTDGFAPEVLEAERRVYAEQAAESGKPPQVVEKIVEGKMQKFLKENALLNQLFIKNQPEEKDRTVADYIKQHVAKLGENIQVTRFVRFQLGEES, from the coding sequence ATGGCAGAAATTTCCGCCAAAGAGGTCATGGCGCTGCGGCAGAAGACCGGCGCCGGCATCGTGGACTGCAAAAAGGCCCTGGTGGAATCCGGCGGCGACGAGGCGAAGGCGGTCGAGCACCTGCGGGTCAAGGGTCTGGCCACCGCCGACAAGAAGTCCGGCCGCTGCGCCGACGAGGGGCTCATCCACACCTACGTCCACGCCGGCGCCAAGCTGGGCGTCATGCTCGAGCTGCGCTGCGAGACGGACTTCGTGGCCCGCACCGACGATTTCAAGGCCCTGGCCAAGGACCTCTGCATGCAGGTGGCCGCCATGGCGCCCCTGGCCGTGGACACCGACGGTTTCGCCCCCGAGGTGCTGGAGGCCGAGCGCCGCGTCTACGCCGAGCAGGCCGCCGAGTCCGGCAAGCCGCCCCAGGTCGTGGAGAAAATCGTCGAGGGCAAGATGCAGAAATTCCTGAAAGAAAACGCCCTGCTGAACCAGCTCTTCATCAAGAACCAGCCGGAAGAGAAGGACCGGACGGTGGCGGACTACATCAAACAGCACGTGGCCAAGCTGGGCGAGAACATCCAGGTGACGCGCTTCGTCCGTTTCCAACTGGGCGAGGAGTCCTAG